In Carassius carassius chromosome 7, fCarCar2.1, whole genome shotgun sequence, one genomic interval encodes:
- the LOC132143621 gene encoding FHF complex subunit HOOK-interacting protein 1A-like: protein MTSMVANGTRGGQPLVLKGVDPETCMIVFRNHWAQVVKILEKHDPLRSIVGGLGGGHGFGGGGGLSSFRFGPVPGDEASAVQNYVEHMLFLLMEEECGQNGAMGPILEFVVMENVLERLFIWSLRREFTDDMKLEQLKMYEMLIGQARQPLLHHKPVLKPLMMLLSSCSGSPSGPSSPAVETELVLLLNQLCCVLAKDPSVLELFFHTSEDQGAANFLIFSLLIPFIHREGSVGQQARDALLLIMALSAENHVVAKHIAENTYFCPVLATGLSGLYSSLPTKLDVPSEEWHCLHREDWQQLPALVQFLNSLEFCNAVIQVAHPSIRDQLVGYIHNGFLVPVLAPALHKLTLEEVMTTTAYLDLFIRSVSEPALLQPFLSFILLHRHDNVHILDTLVSRINTPFQLGTVSLALFRTLIGLYCEDVMLQLVFKYLIPCNHMMLSQRRVLRERDFYSVSAAKFLALTPSCCSPEVIPPPLRQLESILWSKGTDGSHIGTMESKEVLSEEDDCGNSCVIGSEIYLDVSYLHYLYDAQNSISHCMGACRVWSALYDGENPPPEGYQCSTLEEAGRTRPPATSRKTPNQMHLSGPPLKDHTATPGLLELEWDDSYDACPTQLQPEEDPETRPIPDEPPKHIQELRRTASMIVKGSYIEESEFQNDVMVYDLVAQRDAHDSCNRYHPSSKPTEAAKHEMLDEPVTDQKTTYSESMSNGLSSPLDEMDSKKRGSQSDYKSLEGEDLMAQYEELIRTLGAQHSPAKTDRELKSPRDLMDEEEDEIDFNSFSPETPEAEKLPSTFGTKPHSGSKGHAVPFTGPFLSVLLSRLENMPSNSLHVNLLLTGILAQLAAYPQPLLRSFLLNTNMVFQPSVRSLNQVLASVKNQIEQWSANYKDFPELLTAAQHCLLARESSLRDSQSPQNADWFHSSEGDIIKTKLNIQPKTVVPLNKTEVYATVLFTEFLKELAAFAQEHSILSHLPTEQ from the exons ATGACATCCATGGTTGCCAATGGGACTCGAGGTGGCCAGCCACTGGTCCTGAAAGGAGTGGACCCTGAAACATGCATGATTGTGTTTAGAAACCACTGGGCACAG GTGGTGAAGATCCTAGAGAAGCACGACCCATTGCGCAGTATTGTTGGTGGTCTGGGTGGAGGTCACGGTTTTGGTGGGGGCGGAGGACTCAGCAGCTTCCGTTTCGGTCCAGTCCCTGGCGATGAGGCCAGCGCCGTGCAGAACTATGTAGAGCACATGCTCTTCCTCCTCATGGAGGAGGAGTGTGGTCAAAACGGAGCCATGGGGCCCATCCTGGAGTTTGTGGTGATGGAGAACGTGTTGGAGAGACTGTTTATCTGGAGCCTGAGGCGAGAGTTCACAGATGATATGAAATTAGAGCAACTGAAGATGTATGAGATGCTGATTGGACAAGCCAGGCAGCCATTACTTCATCATAAACCAGTGCTCAAGCCTTTGATGATGCTTTTGTCATCCTGCTCCGGCTCCCCATCGGGTCCAAGCTCCCCTGCTGTGGAGACAGAGCTTGTGCTGCTCCTGAACCAGCTTTGCTGTGTTCTGGCTAAAGACCCATCAGTCCTGGAGCTTTTTTTCCATACGAGTGAGGACCAAGGAGCTGCTAATTTCCTTATCTTCTCCCTACTCATCCCTTTCATACACAGAGAAGGGTCAGTCGGACAGCAAGCCAGAGATGCGCTTCTTCTCATCATGGCTCTTTCTGCTGAGAACCATGTTGTGGCTAAACACATAGCAGAGAACACCTATTTCTGTCCG gtTTTGGCTACAGGTCTGAGTGGGCTTTACTCATCTTTGCCTACCAAGTTGGATGTACCCAGTGAAGAGTGGCACTGTCTGCACCGTGAGGACTGGCAGCAGCTGCCTGCTCTTGTGCAATTTCTTAACTCCTTGGAGTTCTGCAATGCTGTCATACAG GTGGCCCACCCTTCCATCAGAGACCAGCTGGTAGGCTACATTCATAATGGTTTTCTGGTCCCTGTTCTAGCACCAGCATTACACAAG ttGACACTTGAAGAGGTGATGACCACTACAGCATACCTGGACCTCTTCATACGCAGCGTTTCTGAACCTGCATTGCTGCAACCCTTCCTAAGCTTCATCCTGCTCCATCGTCATGACAATGTACACATTTTGGACACACTAGTCAGCCGCATCAACACTCCCTTTCAG CTTGGCACTGTATCGCTGGCCCTATTCCGCACTCTCATTGGCTTGTATTGTGAGGATGTCATGCTCCAGTTGGTATTCAA GTACCTGATCCCCTGTAACCACATGATGTTGAGTCAGCGTAGAGTCCTGAGAGAAAGAGACTTTTACTCTGTATCAGCCGCCAAGTTTCTAGCCCTTACACCCTCCTGCTGTTCTCCAGAGGTCATCCCCCCTCCACTCAGACAACTGGAATCTATCCTCTGGTCAAAAGGCACTGATGGCTCCCATATTGGAACTATGG AGTCAAAAGAGGTCCTCTCAGAGGAGGATGACTGTGGTAACTCCTGTGTCATTGGCTCAGAGATCTACCTGGATGTCAGTTACCTGCACTACTTGTACGATGCACAAAACAGCATCAGTCACTGTATGGGAGCGTGCCGTGTGTGGTCGGCCCTTTACGATGGTGAGAACCCTCCTCCAGAAGGATACCAGTGCAGTACCTTGGAAGAAGCAGGTAGGACTCGGCCACCAGCTACCAGCAGAAAAACTCCAAATCAAATGCATCTCTCCGGTCCACCCCTCAAAGATCACACTGCTACTCCCGGATTACTGGAGCTGGAGTGGGATGATAGTTATGATGCTTGTCCTACACAACTGCAACCAGAGGAAGATCCGGAGACTCGCCCCATaccggacgagcccccaaaacACATTCAAGAACTTCGTAGAACTGCTAGTATGATTGTGAAGGGCTCTTACATCGAAGAGTCTGAGTTCCAGAATGATGTTATGGTCTATGATCTGGTGGCTCAGAGGGATGCTCATGACTCTTGTAATAGGTATCATCCCTCATCCAAACCTACAGAAGCAGCAAAGCATGAGATGTTAGATGAACCAGTAACTGATCAAAAGACTACATATTCAGAATCAATGAGCAATGGCTTGAGCTCCCCATTAGATGAAATGGACAGTAAAAAGAGAGGGTCCCAATCAGACTATAAGTCACTGGAAGGGGAGGACCTTATGGCCCAGTATGAGGAACTCATAAGGACTCTGGGTGCCCAGCACAGTCCAGCAAAAACGGACCGTGAACTCAAGAGTCCTAGAGACCTAATGGATGAGGAGGAAGATGAGATTGACTTTAACTCTTTCTCCCCAGAGACACCAGAGGCAGAAAAGTTACCATCTACTTTTGGGACCAAACCCCACAGTGGGAGCAAGGGACATGCTGTACCTTTTACAg GTCCGTTTCTGAGTGTACTGCTGTCTCGTCTAGAAAACATGCCAAGTAATTCTCTCCATGTGAACTTGCTTCTGACTGGCATCCTGGCCCAGTTAGCTGCTTACCCTCAGCCCCTGCTGCGCTCCTTCCTTCTCAACACAAACATGGTGTTCCAGCCTAGTGTCCGCTCACTAAACCAG GTACTGGCCTCAGTGAAGAACCAGATAGAACAGTGGTCAGCGAATTATAAAGACTTCCCTGAGCTCCTCACAGCTGCCCAGCACTGCTTATTGGCCAGGGAGAGTTCACTTAGAG ACTCTCAGAGTCCACAGAATGCAGATTGGTTCCATAGTTCTGAAGGAGACATAATCAAGACGAAACTGAATATCCAACCCAAAACTGTGGTTCCCTTAAACAAAACTGAGGTATATGCCACAGTTCTTTTCACAGAGTTCCTGAAAGAGCTAGCAGCCTTTGCACAAGAACACTCCATCCTTTCTCATCTTCCCACGGAGCAGTAG
- the gatb gene encoding glutamyl-tRNA(Gln) amidotransferase subunit B, mitochondrial — MATSSSGYSRMFFKLRKYANKLQHSYHIDSFSLVIRTIWTSGSKTQLQPKVHTKSLPQMVGVVGLEVHAQIQSTSKLFSGSHVRFLAPPNSLVSHFDASLPGTLPVLNRRCVEAAVLTGLALNCTINRKSLFDRKHYFYADMPAGYQITQQRVPIAVNGILVYSYFEGHRRNQVVTKSVKIKQIQLEQDSGKSLHDDERSQTLIDLNRAGVGLMELVMEPEMCCGEEAAAAVRELQLILQALGTCQANMAEGQLRVDANVSVHRPGEPLGVRTEVKNINSVRHLAKAIDYEIQRQMEVLQSAGKVLNETRGFDSKSGNTIPMRDKEGLQDYRFMPEPNLPPLFVYESEASLPAGVDPAQVVLIDRLSAQLPELPSVKRTRLVEKYGMLQEHSFTLVNEDGLMDYFENVVQTTKAEPRKVIGWVIKELMGNLNSQNLKVSQSPISPCALAELINLVESGHISSSTAKQVFQEMWKAPEKTVGQIVKEQDLWMINDKEELQQICKRIVDSHPEEVQIIRGGNKKVLNKLMGKVQRETKGRTDPVQVRAILEKMVS; from the exons ATGGCAACCTCCTCTTCAGGATACAGCAGAATGTTCTTTAAGCTAAGGAAATATGCTAATAAATTACAACATTCATATCATATTGATAGTTTTAGTCTAGTGATAAGGACAATATGGACATCTGGATCCAAAACACAACTTCAGCCCAAAGTCCATACTAAAAG TCTTCCTCAGATGGTTGGTGTTGTGGGTCTGGAAGTCCATGCTCAGATTCAGTCCACATCAAAGCTCTTCTCTGGATCTCATGTTAGATTCTTGGCTCCACCAAACTCACTTGTCTCACATTTTGATGCTTCATTACCAGGAACACTGCCA GTACTGAACAGAAGATGTGTGGAGGCTGCTGTACTGACAGGCCTTGCTCTCAACTGTACCATCAACAGGAAGTCACTATTCGACAGAAAGCACTACTTTTATGCAGACATGCCT GCAGGCTACCAGATCACTCAGCAGAGGGTTCCCATAGCAGTGAATGGCATTCTGGTCTATAGTTATTTTGAAGGGCACAGGAGAAACCAAGTTGTAACCAAAAGTGTGAAAATCAAACAGATCCAGCTTGAGCAAGACAGTGGAAAGAGTCTCCATGATGATGAACGGAGTCAGACTCTTATAGATCTCAACAGAGCAG gTGTCGGTCTGATGGAGCTGGTGATGGAGCCAGAGATGTGTTGCGGAGAGGAAGCAGCAGCTGCCGTCAGAGAGCTTCAGCTCATCCTGCAGGCTCTGGGCACCTGCCAGGCTAACATGGCCG AGGGGCAGCTTAGAGTTGATGCCAATGTGTCCGTGCATCGACCTGGAGAGCCTTTGGGAGTGAGAACGGAGGTCAAGAATATCAACAGTGTGAGGCACCTGGCTAAAGCCATAG ACTACGAGATCCAGAGACAGATGGAGGTTCTACAGAGCGCTGGGAAGGTTCTTAATGAGACCCGAGGATTTGACAGCAAATCTGG tAACACAATTCCAATGAGGGATAAGGAAGGCTTACAAGACTACAG GTTCATGCCAGAGCCCAACTTGCCGCCGCTGTTTGTTTATGAGAGTGAAGCTTCACTGCCTGCTGGCGTTGACCCTGCCCAGGTTGTGCTGATTGACAGGCTGAGTGCCCAGCTGCCAGAGCTGCCGTCTGTGAAAAGGACAAGGCTAGTGGAGAAGTATGGCATGCTTCAAGAGCACAGCTTCACACTGGTG AATGAAGACGGACTCATGGATTACTTTGAGAATGTCGTTCAGACGACCAAAGCAGAACCAAGGAAGGTGATTGGCTGGGTGATAAAGGAGCTGATGGGAAATCTGAATAGTCAGAATCTGAAAGTCTCTCAGAG TCCCATCTCTCCATGTGCTCTCGCTGAACTGATCAATCTTGTAGAATCTGGTCATATCTCATCTTCAACTGCCAAGCAA GTTTTCCAGGAGATGTGGAAGGCTCCAGAGAAGACAGTGGGCCAGATAGTGAAGGAGCAGGATTTGTGGATGATAAATGACAAAGAGGAGCTACAGCAGATCTGTAAGAGGATTGTGGACAGTCACCCTGAGGAG GTTCAGATTATCAGAGGGGGTAATAAGAAAGTACTGAACAAATTGATGGGTAAAGTTCAGAGAGAAACTAAAGGAAGAACTGACCCGGTCCAAGTCAGAGCCATTCTAGAGAAAATGGTCTCATGA
- the dctpp1 gene encoding glutamyl-tRNA(Gln) amidotransferase subunit B, mitochondrial — MALQQNGIGSEHNGDTSSHHTSTNGNGELQHDRAEGFTFTSEPTLEDIRRMQTEFTEERNWNQFHTPRNLLLALVGEVGEVAELFQWRGEVQEGLPDWTEPQREHLAQELSDVLIYLVELAEKCHVDLPQAVLRKMALNRLKYPASKVHGSAKKYTEYKD, encoded by the coding sequence ATGGCGCTGCAGCAAAACGGGATCGGATCCGAACACAACGGTGACACTTCCAGCCACCACACATCTACGAATGGGAACGGAGAACTCCAGCATGACCGGGCCGAGGGATTCACTTTCACCTCCGAACCCACGCTCGAGGACATCCGCCGCATGCAGACCGAGTTCACGGAGGAGAGGAACTGGAACCAGTTCCACACGCCGCGGAACCTGCTGCTGGCGCTGGTCGGGGAGGTCGGGGAGGTGGCGGAGCTCTTCCAGTGGCGCGGGGAGGTGCAGGAGGGGCTCCCGGACTGGACCGAGCCGCAGCGGGAGCACCTGGCCCAGGAGCTCAGCGACGTCTTGATCTATCTGGTTGAACTGGCAGAAAAATGCCACGTTGATCTTCCCCAGGCTGTCCTACGCAAAATGGCCCTAAACCGACTCAAGTACCCGGCCAGCAAAGTTCACGGGTCTGCCAAGAAATACACGGAGTACAAGGACTGA